The Hemiscyllium ocellatum isolate sHemOce1 chromosome 4, sHemOce1.pat.X.cur, whole genome shotgun sequence genomic interval ctgcagcagggagagtcgagaatgtgttgctgggaaagcacagcaggtcaggcagcatccgaggagcaggtgaatctacatttcaggtataagcccttcatcaggaatgaggcttgtgggccagaggGCTGAGggatgaatgggagggggggtggggagtgggggtaggggggtGCTGGGAGGAAGGCAGCAgaaagtgcaataggtagatgaaggtgggtgggggagggtgagaggtcagagaggagggtggatcagatagatgggaaggacaatggacaggtcaagagttgcaaagttgggactgggatatggttagggaggggagatgggaaaccggtgaaatccacattaatcccatgtggttgcagggtcctaaggcggaagatgagatgttcttcttccaggtgtcggTTGGTAAGGGTGTGGTGAtagaggaggcccaagacctgcatgtccttggtggagtgggaggggaagttaaagtgttcagccacgggcagTGGGGGTTGGTTgctgtgggtgtcccagagatgtctctgcaatgatctgcaagttggcatcctgtctccccgatgtagaagagaccacatcgggtgcaatagaTACAGTAGAtaacatttgtggaagtgcaggtaaatgtcTGTtcaatgtggaaggatcctttggggccttggatggaagtgaggggggaggtgtgggcacgggTTTTATACATCTTGCAGTTCtgtggaaggtgctgggagtgagaTGTaggctggtggggggggggggggggggggggggcggtgctggatctgacaagggagtcgcggagagaatggtctctctggaacactgTTAAGGGTGGGTAGGGAAATCTATCCCTAACAGTgcagtctgtttgtaggtggcagaggtAGCGGAGAATGATGAAATGTACGCAgaagttggtgggatggaaggtcaggatggggggtgggggggggggggggggggttgtgtctTTGTTGCtttgggaggggtgggattcaaggacggaggtgcaggaagtggaggagatgccatacccagcaacatcccggtagatttcttctgaaccctttccaatttgacaatatctttcctatatctGGGCAatcagaactagacacaatattccagaagaggcctcaccaatatcctgtacaacctcaacactaTTTCCCAACCCCTATATTCATAGGACTAAGCAATGAAGGAAAGTCTCTTTTCAACCACCCCGTCTACAtgtgatgtaaacttcaaagaataatgtacctgcacccctacaACACTAGCCAAGGCCCTACCGTTAATGGGATAAGCCCTACCctgcacgatggctcagtggttaaaacTGCGGCCTTGCGGCatcatggacctgggttcaattccagacttgggcaactgtctgcgtggagtttgcacattctccccatgtatgtgtgggtttcctccaggtgctccagtttcctctcacagtccaaacatgtgcgagtcaggtgaattggccaagctaaattgcccgtagtgttaggtgcatcagtagggaggaggggaatgggtctgggtgggttactcttcagagggtcggtatggacttgttgggccgaagggcctatttctgcactgtagggaatctaatctaatcaaactgcattacttcacatttctccagattgaacttcatctgccatttttcagcccatctgtaatatggacatttttcaacatgtcaccatctatttcaccacattctatatctttcatgtccttctccacagtaaacactgattcaACAtacccatttagtatctcccccatctcctgcagctccacacaaaggctgccttgttcaTCTTTTAAagggcccttttctctccctagttaccccttgtccctaaggcatttataaaatccctttggattctccttaatcttatttgccaaagctatctcatgtctgctttttctctcctgatttcccttttaagtatactcctactgactttatactcttctaagaattcactcaatctctgcaatctatatctgacatatacttccttctttttcttgaccaaaacttcaatttctctagtcatccagcattccctataccgacCAGCCTTGACCTTCCCCCTAACAGGAATACATTGTCcttggactctcattatctcatttttgaaggcttcccattttccagtcatccctgcAAATATCCACCCCCAATCAACATCCGaaacttcttgcctaataccatcaaaattggtttcCTCTAATGTAGAacctcaacttttagatctggtctatctttttgcatcactgttttaaaactaatagaattatggttgctgaccccaaagtgctcccccactgacacctcagtcacctgccctgccttacttcccaagagtaggtcaggttttgcaccttctctagtaggtacatccacatactgaatcagaaaactttcttgtacacacttaacaaatttctctccatccaaacctttcatattatggcagtcccaatctacgtttagaaaattaaaatcccctaccataaccaccctattattcttatagataactgagatctccttacaaatttgtttctcaatttcctgctgactattgaggGGGGCTCTatggtacaatcccaataaggtgatcatcccttatttctcagttccactcaaataatttccctggaccTATTCTCAAGAATAACCTAAGTACAAAAtgtagctgtaatgttatccttaatcaaaagccactctcccctctctcttgccccactatcattcctatagcatctatactcTAGAAcattaattgaaacataaaatgtCTGTCAAATCTCAGACGGCAATGAAACACACTACAGACgtgaggtggaagacctggaagaTGGTGCaccgagaacaacctagctcccaatgccagcaaaaccaaggaactcattattgactttcggcgggatgttactcatgcccactccactttaacagcacagagatggaatgagtggagagtgtcaagctcctgggagtggttattcacaacaagttttcttggactcttcatgtgaacgcactggttacaaaggcccaacaacgtctcttcttcctcaggcagctgaggaaatttggcatggcagtgaatacccttgccaacctttatatgtgcaccatcgagagcattctgtctggatgtatcactacctggtatggcaactgtaccattcaagatcagagacggttacagagagtggtgaactcggcccggacaatcacaaagaccaacctcccatctatagaatccatctaccaggcccgctgtcaaggaaaggctgccagcattctcaaagatccatcccaccctggtaatgtttttctacaacctctaccatcgagaagaaggtacagaagcctgaacacatgtacCAGTCGGTTTTGcaagtttctaccctactgttagaaTTCTGAATGAACTcaaaaactcttaacattcacctgtacctgtgtttttgtttttgctggtgtttacctattatttactatccatgctacttaactctgtgatctgcctgtattgctcgcacgacaagcttttcactgtgcctcagtacatgtaaCAACAAATTCAATTCAGGACAGGATAGATGTGAAAGGAagttggcttttatagctaaaagaatagaatataaaggtaaggaagtattgttgcaactatacaaggcaatggtgagaccgcacctggagtattgagcacagttttggtctctttattcaaGGAAAGATGTAGAAACATTGAAGGCAGTTTGGAGGAGGTACAATAGATTGATCCCAGAcagcttgaacagtttaggcctctGGTCTCtggaagttagaagaatgaggggagatcaaattgggGTAGTCAAGATGGtgaaaggtgtggataaaattaGATGTGGagcagatgtttcctcttgtggggcattctaggataagaggtcatagtcttaggataaggggtaacaaatttaaaacaaaggtgaggagaaactacttctcccaaagggctgtgaatctgtggaactcgctactccaaagtgcagtgaacgttgggacagtgagtaaatttaaggaggagttagacagatttttaattggtaatgggttgaagggatgtggagagaagacaggaaggtgggagtgaggtgattgaatggtggagcagactcaatggaccgaatggccttattctgttcctttcttgATGAACTTAAATTTCCTCTTATTTAGAACTGGGGATCACTGTTTAAAAGTCATAgttgtccatttaaaacagagatttgaCTAATTTTTCTCTCTGGAAGAGTCttcagtctttggaattctctccctgaaaAGATGATGGAAGCAAAGTCTTTGAAGATTTATAAGGCcaagttagatagatttttgttagacAATGGAGTGACAAGTTTTTGGAGGTAGGCAgggatgtggatttgaggttacaatcagatcggtcatggtcttattgaatggtggagcaggctggaaagGCTGATAACTTGTTCCTGATTTGTACGTTTGTAGAAACAGTGGAGAAACAGCTGAATGTCATCTGTGTAGATGGGGAAACCTGACATCAGGAAATAAGAAGACTGGATTCAAATGCAGCTAATATATGAAATAATGTTGAATGAAATGGATTTCCAATATAACCATTGCCTCTGTGATTCCTTGACAGCTCAACTTCTAACAAACATTCTCCAATATCTTTCCATGATCACAGAGGATACACAGCAGATCAGTTAGTCCAACCTGCCCACATCACTGTTGACACACCAGTCAAGCCTCCACCTATATTCTTCCATCTAAATCTACCATTGTAATGCTCGCTTCCCTTCTCCTGCAGATACTTATCCAGATTCAGCTTTAATGCAATTGTCATATAGGACAATATTATAATATTCCTTTCAACCACTCCTAACGGTAATATGTTCCACTCTCTCACCACTTTCGAGTAAAAAGGTTTCTTCcaaattcccttttgaatttCTTTGGTGACTATATCAGTTATTCCTTTCTGCTTTCTCATGAGGTGGATCATTGCTGAACAGGTCAGCATTTGTTCATCTCTAAGAGCTCTTGCAATGGGTACATTCTCTCTGTATTTAATCTAACAGAAACTGTTATAACTTTACAGATCTCTACTCAGCCACCTCCCCAACCTGAGATTGCAAAAGGTTTCTCTTGTAAGTTAATACTTAATACAGACACTTTCAAATGCTGCATAATAAAACTCTTACCTCTCGCATGTCAAACCCATTCCAAATGTCATGTGTGTCTCAGGCAAGGATAccggctcaatggttagcactgctgtatcacagcacctgagttcgattccagtcttggatgactgtgcagagtttgcacattctccccatgtctgtgtgtgtttcctgtgggtgctccagtttcctcccacagtccaaagatgtgcaggtcaggtgaattggccatggctaaattgctcacagtgttcagggatgtgtaggtttggtatGTTACTCAGAagaaatataggggaatgggtctgggtgggatactcttcagagggtcagtatggattgctgggccaaatggcctgtaaccacactgtagggattctatggtaatTCTGTCTATGATTCTATTATCAGAAGCATGTTCCCATAATTTAACCCTTCAGGAGTTAAATACAGGTAGTCAAAATATGCCCACCCCTACAGGACAGGCAATGATCAATTAGATTAAGGAAAATGTCGTCTCTGGCAATAATCATTCCCGCTTGTCAATATTGACCACCAGACATTGGGGCCCTAAGATCTATGATAACAACATCAATGCAGTCATGGTCTACCCTGGTCTCTTGGAACATGGCTTATTCAGCCCCTCTTAATGCCCTACAAATATAATTTtcgaaaaaaaatgtttttgcagCTAACTACCTTACCCGCGCCCCCACCCTGGTTCTAACAAGAAGTCTTCACCGACTGCCTAGCATCAGATAGCAGAGATTGGGGTACCTGCCTCTCATGTTCAAATGGAAATATACCGAAGAGGCTCATCTCCAGCATGAGCAAAGGTTCCACACAGATAGGATACTCATCCACTGATAAAAGCCAAAGTAATATGTCGACAGATGTTCACCCACACATGCAAAACTCTCAGTTGCGGGTGACACACCTTACATATTCTGTCCCTCAAAAGATGTCATACTGAATTTTAAGCCTGGGCAGGAAAGCCATTGAATTCGCAGAGCTGTGTGCTGTTGACTGCCAAATGTTGTTATGCATGCAAACTAATTTATATCAACTCTGTCATCGGTATGAACTTACTCCTCAGTGCTATGGGAAAAATAGCAGTTAAATCAATGTAATTTATTTCTGTAGGACTATAACATCATTAAGATAAAGAGAATCCATTCACcgagaggtgtgagggaggagcaaaggactGCTGGAAAGGTGAGTTAAAGCGTTTAATACAATTATAAGCTGTTCCTTTgtccatattttttttaaattacagttGCAGCAGAACTCACCAGCTGAGGATCACCATTAAATAACCAGTCTATACACTTTAATATTGTACATAATTGCAAATCACAAACAGCAACAGTTCTCAGAAAAGACACATATAATTGAATTATGCTCAATTGCACTTGTAGTTTATTACTTCTCCTGTTTAGTAAAGTCAGCACAAACCAATACACAGTAATTGAACACTGCACCTGCTATTACCTTGCAAAAATTAACAGTTTCAGCATCGAAAACCCTTTAGCATCTAACATTCACTGAAAAAAAAGCTGGAAATCTGATTTGTCATCGCTCCAATCAGCaacattaaaaatataaaatatcacTGAAAAAGATATTTACattatttaggcatttttaataATTCTGGACACCAGTGTATTGATCTTTACATGTTGACCTtgttatttttacattttttgtTGAGTGTAAGGCATGTAATGTTGACCTTGTAGATAGTCATGTACAGATGTTGGCATAAAATAAATAGATGGATAGTGCCACTGGTGATTAATAATAAATCTGTTCCGTTTGAAACAGTTGAAAGGTAGTAAGTTAATAGTTTCAGGCAATATGTGGCTAACCAAATAACAAAGACATGAAAAATTTAATTGCCTAATCTCAGGCTGTGTACAATGCCACACTTACACAGGCCTTTGTAACAGGAAACTTTACCATATCTAAACACAACCTGCCTTAATTTAAAAATGCAGCCTTTTAAGCACATCACTGCTTATTCCTTTTTTGAAATAAAGAATAAGAATTTAATTCATTTAAGACAAATAAATTTAATCCAATTTTATATTAGACATCTCTTAAAAAATGAAAAACTTTTATACGCAAAGCTCCGAGAAAACTGATAAAACGTCTGAAATGATCTCTGGAACCTTGAAGAAAACTGGCATACTGCCTGTTTTGACTAGTCACACTAATAAAATCAACTTCTAAACATTTTTATCTGAATACTGACTACCTCAGGAATGAAAGGGTCAGACTGCTCACATAAGAATATTATTTAGCATATTGTGAGCCAAAGAGGCCATTTATGTTGCCGCATTCACAAGAATTTTGGATTGATTTGCTGTTGTACATTATTAGTCTGCAGAGAATGGAAGCACATCCTGAATATTCCATGGCAACTATGCTGGTAATACCGCAGCTCCGTCAAGTTTAAGCTAAGAATTCATGAGGCATGACAATCCTGGAAAAGAGTCTTTAGAAAGCACCGATCTCTGTCCCCCAAGGTCTGTACGGCTTGGCAATGTTGCTTATTGGAGTCTGAGTGGATGAGCTGAAGCTGCTGGGAGATATCAAGGGGTAAGTGCTAAAAGACAGAGGGAATGCAGACAAGGATGACATTGAGAATAAAGGTGGGGACAGTTTGGTGGAGGAGGTGACCACTGGGATGACTGGACCAACACTGCAATTAGGAGCCATTCTAAGTGGAGAGGTATCTGTGTGCGAGGATGTGCCAATCCTGTTCTGATGGTGCGGCTCTGTCGAGGCAGCAGTACTATTGTTATTATGGGTAGCCTGTGGCAGGAGGAGCGGGTGCAAATGATGGTGTGGGTGCTGGCTGAAGCCAGTACCCCAGGAGAGGTGTCCAATGTTAGGGGGTGCAGTACTTGCAGCTTCCCTCTGAGATGCATAGTTATTGAGGTGAGAGACCAAACGCACACAGAGAGGATCACTGTTCTCCAGGCCTTCGATAATACTCAAGTACCGAGCCATTTCAGCCAAGCATTCTCGAAATCCCAGGCTGCGGTAATCCATAGCTAGTGCCTGAGCATCAAAATAACCTaccaaattaaataaaattaaaataaatttattttgaaagttaCAAATACTGTAGCAACTGTGAAGTCAATAAAGGCAACCTTTGAAGTTCTACATTATAAACTGGTGTTCTGATAAAAGGAATCTCCTGTGCAGCATCTTACAACAACAAGCTGCACTTACTTAGTGCCTTTAACGTAGCAAGTGTTCACAAGAGTAAACACATAAAAACTGGCATAGAACCAAAAGCCCAGCTAGCAGGATGGCATGATAAaacagaaagattttaaaagtatCTTACAGTGATGGAGATAGCTCACAAAGATAAACCTCTAGATCTGAGGTTTATTTATCTTTGTCTAATTACAGAAAATTAAACTTCAAACATTCGCATCTTCTCAATCTAAAAATAGTCCTTGTCATCATACTCAGTGGACGTTTATGGCTATATTTTACAGAATGTAAAACCAATTAATGTTTCCACAACAGCTAAACTGCACAAAGGTGAGAAACCACATTGAGGAATCTTTGATAGATCTGAGACATGGCTttgggtggtggtgttctcagAGTTTTGCCTGGCTGAAATGCTATGATGGAACAAACTTAGGATTCAACTTAAACAAACGCAgatattgctgcagaaactcagcaggtcttgcagcatctgtagagagagaaacacagttaacgtTTTTAGATTCTTCTTTAGACCACCTAACACTTCAATTTCAAAATTAAAACCTTTCAATAATGGGGTGAGAGGAGTGGTCCTACACTCTTTCAGTATCTCCTAACTTATATAGGTATATCCCAACCAATAATACTTTCAAGACACCTATTCTAGAAATGCCAACAAAATGTTACCTTTGCCACCGGCTGCATGCAGCATCTTCAAGTGATCAACAGTCATTTGCAAAATTTCTGCCTTTTCCAGTTTGGCGGAGCCCTGTCAACAGCAACAACGAGTCACAATGAGAGACCTGTGTGAAACCGACCTTTCCCAACCAATTTCCTAGTCAATTGTGTCCCGGCACGACACAATATGTGCTTTACATTCTGATAGAATAGAGTTAACTTCATTGCAATTTAACTTTACTTGACTCTAGAAAATACTTGAACTTCTTTTAACAAAGCAAGCTTATTTTATCAAtgttcaaataatgttttaactgaggacttttttttgtttcatactTGTTTTTCATAAGCACTGGGAACCAGTCTGCGCAGTTCAGACAAACTGTTGTTAATACGGTCCCGGCGACGCTTCTCGATGATCTGTTTAAAACGAAATAGATTTCCTCTGAGCCATCAGCCAGACAAAACGAAGGTCAACAATTTTCGCTTAGGCTACAcgcaacaaaacaaaacatttctcaGTAGGGCTGTATTGAACTTACCCCTCGCCTCCTTTTCCTAGCCAGGACCTGAGAGGATGTACTGGGGGACATGGAGCCTGTGACTGTGCTGAAGTTCCTGAAATCCAATCCATCAAATCGGAATCAGAAGCCAAGTACAAAACGGAAAGTTCTACAGAAAGTTGATATGAAAACCCGAAaggatgctgtagatcagaaacaaacacTGAAGCTGTTGGAAAACTCAGCGGGTCTAGCAGCGTCTGAACTGCTCTGAgcaagggtcactagacccgaaaGGTTCAACTCTTGATAACTCATCacacaatgctgccagacccgctgagcttttccagcaatttcagtttctaAACCCCAAGCTTGTGCAATAAAATGCAAGTCCCAGAATTAAACGTGCGGCGGTGGAACTAACATTATTTGAATGCATCTGCATCTATCAGCTCCAGGAGTGTCCCAATCTGCAGAGTTGCACATTTGCAAACAGTGAGTTACCCATTTTCATCGGCGCTCTCCTTCTCCACCTCGATTGGTTCGTCCAGCTCGCTGTCGGACGAGCTGTAGTCGTGAGTCCTCTTCATGCTGCGCTCTCGGGTTAGTTGCGGTGTAACATGTGAATGAATGGAGCTCCCAGCCAGCCCCTGCTGCCCGCTCGGCTGCCTGCGCTACACTGACTGGCTTTCCCACGGTTCCGCGCTTACCAGCTCCGGGGCCTGTCCTCCCCGCCCCCGACCACTAAGGGGCGCTGATGGGCAGGAGGGGGGGGCAcgcgagcgagcgagcgagagcgcgCCTTCCCCGGGTGGGGTGGGTGTCCCTGATTGACGGCACAGCGCCGCCGCTGGCCGCGTGGGGGGAGTGCAggccctccccttcctccctccccgtGCACGCGCAGCTGGTGGGGAGCGTGGGAAagtggcggcggcggcggcgcgGGTGCCAAGTAGCAATTGGCTCGCGGGGAGAGGGGGCGACTGCGGGTCTGCGGCGGCGCCGTGTGAACAGCGACATGAGCCGCTGCAAGAGGGGAGCCAGTTCCTGCTGCATTTGTGTAACCGCTTCCAGGGAGCGCAGTCCCTGCCCGcgccttccctccccccccccccagcctcaGTGCATTGTATCCTGTCTGTGTGCACACACTGaggtcactctcacacacactctcacacagtgtTGTCTGCAGACCAGGCTCGCCGctaaagcagagagagagagcaactcaAACCCAAGCCGCCTTCACCACTGGCTCTGGATGGTCAAGGATACTCAGTGGGAACGGTACAGCACCTCACTGTATTGCAGGCGTGAAGTGCTGCCTTCTCGTCTCACGACTGGTCATACACTAAAGTCATACTGCTGGTGTCTGATTTTCAACTTTGCTCGCCCCCATCGAATGATGTGCAGGTGTTGGACAATGTtaaaatccacacacacacacacacaccaggttatgatttggaggtgccaatgttttggactggggtgtacaaagttaaaaaccacacacacaccaggttatgatttggaggtgccaatgttttggactggggtgtacaaagttaaaaaccacacaacaccaggttatgatttggaggtgccaatgttttggactggggtgtacaaagttaaaaaccacacacacaccaggttatgatttggaggtgccaatgttttggactggggtgtacaaagttaaaaaccacacaacaccaggttatgatttggaggtgccaatgttttggactggggtgtacaaagttaaaaaccacacacacaccaggttatgatttggaggtgccaatgttttggactggggtgtacaaagttaaaaaccacacaacaccaggttatgatttggaggtgccggtgttagactgaggtgatgaagggctctggcccgaaacgtcgaatttcctgttccttggatgctgcctaacctgctgtgctttaaccagcaacacattttcagcttagactGAGGTGTAAAAAATGTAaaaattaaaaaccacacaacaccaggttattatttggagatgctggtgttttggactggggtgtacaaagtaaaaaatcacacaccaggctatgatttggaggtgccggtgttggactgaggtgtacaaacttaaaaattatacaacatcaggttataatccaacaggtttaattggaagcactagctttaggagagTCCATCAGATGGTtgtcacccgatgaaggagcggcgctccgaaagctagtgtgcttccaattaaacatgttggactataacctagtgttgtgtgatttttaactttgaacaccaggttatactccaacaggtttatttggaaatgcaagcttttggagtgctggtcctttgtcaggtagctgacAGTAAAGATGCATCCAACACCGTGCAActcgaacccccccccccccccaaaagccCAAAGGGTTGTACTGCTCAATGCAAGGGAAGGGTTATTTTCACCACCCACCCTTGTTTATCTAGTTCACATCTACGCACATGCTAGATGTAATGAGGAGTTGAAATATTTTCAGATTTAATAAATAAGGACATGCATCAGAGGTCAAACTCTGGAAATACAGCCTTTTCCCTAAACTGGAATATCAAATGTAGCATTGGCTATTAAAATACAGATACAACCTCTCAATGCATCAACAGTGGATTCCTACTGCATCCAGTTCAGCAATATCAGTCAAGGCCTGAAGGATAGGCTTTGGCACTGTACTGGTAAAGGAAGGGAATTAGTTGGAAACTGTCCTGAAGTTATCCATATATGAAgatgaagaagggccactggactcgaaacattaactctgcatcCCACTATGGATACTGCCAGATTggccgagtttctccagtaatttctctttttgtttcagatttcgaATATCCACGGTTCTATATCTACCTACATACATGCTGTTCATACACAAAGGTTACTGATTCTGAGTAACAATATTCTTACcttgcaagtgttttttttaattcattcatggggtgagggcattgctggctagggtagtatttattgcccattcttaagagtagttaagagtcaccacattgctgtgggtctggagtcacattagtCCAGACCagttaaagatggcagtttccttcctgaaggctattagtgaaccagatgggtttttcaaacAATCCACAATGGCTTCCTGGTCATGGATGAAGGAGCAGtcatctgaaagctagtgcttccaaacaaatctattggattataatctggttgTTGTGGTTTAatctgttcaaaagggccacaacacactgcagtacaccagaactgcaaaaagaggaagaagaacacctatacaatgtattcaccaaaaacggatacccgcgcaatttcatcaacagatgcctaagggaaagacaacggaacgaggacaagCCGCAagccaaaggactggccacactaccatacataaagagcatttccgaactgacagccagactactgcgaccactaggtctcataacagcacacaaaccaacagccacgctcagacaacaactcaccagaaccaaggacccgatacccagcatgagcaaaaccaatgtagtgtacaaagtccaatgcaaggactgcacaaaacattacataggacaaacaggaagacagctaatgatccgcattcatgaacaccaactagccacgaaacaacacgaccagctattcttagtagccacacatgcagatgacaagcaacatgagtttgactgggacaacactactatt includes:
- the hey1 gene encoding hairy/enhancer-of-split related with YRPW motif protein 1; translated protein: MKRTHDYSSSDSELDEPIEVEKESADENGNFSTVTGSMSPSTSSQVLARKRRRGIIEKRRRDRINNSLSELRRLVPSAYEKQGSAKLEKAEILQMTVDHLKMLHAAGGKGYFDAQALAMDYRSLGFRECLAEMARYLSIIEGLENSDPLCVRLVSHLNNYASQREAASTAPPNIGHLSWGTGFSQHPHHHLHPLLLPQATHNNNSTAASTEPHHQNRIGTSSHTDTSPLRMAPNCSVGPVIPVVTSSTKLSPPLFSMSSLSAFPLSFSTYPLISPSSFSSSTQTPISNIAKPYRPWGTEIGAF